Proteins from a genomic interval of Cygnus olor isolate bCygOlo1 chromosome 9, bCygOlo1.pri.v2, whole genome shotgun sequence:
- the WDR53 gene encoding WD repeat-containing protein 53 isoform X1 translates to MAARWAGGHSGAVLCLGASREGLVASGAERGELALWGGGGVPAGRLQLPPADDVTAVAFSPRCPSRLYASHGAAVVVLDARALAEPVERFQVNEEEINCLAVNEADGFLAAADDSGAIKVVDLESKKACRSLRHSNICSSVAFRPQRPQSLVSCGLDMQVMLWNLQKARPLWTTNLQECETEDNPQSAGQLFNPPLAHSLSVASCGNIFGCGAQDGKVRIFRVTGVKFERELEFKGHSLGVSQVLFMPETYWLLTGGNDGKVLLWDVSGDVGKQQKSPAKSLQRRKAQAPASTRKDGKLNKAASNDHARILPKLTIEHGEKVNWLTCTEIKGSRRVLVADQSSSISVYPLPES, encoded by the exons atGGCGGCCCGCTGGGCGGGCGGGCACTCCGGCGCCGTGCTGTGCCTCGGCGCGAGCCGCGAAGGGCTGGTGGCCTCGGGAGCCGAGCGGGGCGAGCTGGCGCTGTGGGGCGGCGGGGGAGTCCCGGCGGGGCGGCTCCAGCTGCCCCCGGCAGACGACGTGACGGCGGTGGCCTTCTCCCCGCGCTGCCCCAGCCGCCTGTACGCCTCCCACGGGGCCGCCGTGGTCGTGCTGGACGCGCGGGCCCTCGCCGAGCCCGTGGAGCGCTTCCAAGTCAACGAGGAGGAGATCAACTGCCTGGCGGTGAACGAGGCCGACGGCTTCTTGGCCGCGGCGGACGATTCCGGGGCAATAAAGGTGGTGGATCTGGAAAGCAAGAAAGCCTGCCGGTCCCTGAGGCACTCAAACATCTGCTCCTCCGTTGCCTTTCGCCCTCAGAGGCCGCAGAGCCTCGTCTCGTGCGGACTGGACATGCAG gTTATGCTGTGGAACCTGCAGAAAGCTCGCCCCCTGTGGACCACAAACTTGCAGGAGTGTGAAACAGAAGACAATCCACAGTCAGCTGGCCAGCTCTTTAACCCTCCACTTGCACATTCCCTGTCTGTCGCATCATGTGGCAACATCTTTGGCTGCGGAGCTCAAGATGGTAAAGTTAGAATATTCAGAGTCACTGGTGTCAAGTTCGAACGTGAGCTGGAGTTTAAAGGTCACAGCTTAGGAGTATCACAGGTCCTCTTTATGCCAGAAACATACTGGTTGTTGACTGGAGGAAACGATGGGAAAGTCTTGCTCTGGGATGTCAGCGGTGAtgtgggaaagcagcagaaaagccCAGCAAAGTCCCTCCAGAGAAGGAAGGCCCAAGCACCTGCTTCCACCAGAAAAGATGGAAAGCTCAACAAAGCAGCTTCAAATGACCATGCTAGAATTTTACCAAAGCTAACCATTGAGCATGGAGAGAAAGTGAACTGGCTCACGTGCACAGAGATCAAAGGCTCCAGGAGAGTATTAGTTGCTGATCAGAGTAGTTCTATATCTGTTTATCCGTTGCCAGAATCGTAG
- the NRROS gene encoding transforming growth factor beta activator LRRC33: MEALLPGLSLLLVLLAAGWGNGVGAAWAVSPGGCKHVQSTADCTGRWLSSVPGNLQGDIEELLLNDNTIQVLGYASLLPYPQLKHLSLSKNRLKLIEPGAFLDSQGLHVLSLADNLLFTNYSQTAAALSALPALRTLDLSGNCLTEDMLSVLLLNLPSLESLSVARNIIMRLDSSVFTNLTQLLELNLEKNYIFEIDQAFEGLQKLQRLNIAYNYMPCIVDFGLTQLKVLNVSHNIIEWFLAFESDDLFELEVLDLSHNRLLFFPVLPRQSKLHSLLLKDNEMSFYQRLPNGTSLADVTVQFLIIDGNSTNITTVNLWDEVCYSNLSSLRLLDMSQNQFWYLPEGFLAKMPSLTHLKLNQNCLETFHLSEEDPLAMLTDLDLSQNQLVELQVGAGAILPSLQLFNLSTNRLRVLPAEVFTYTGKITTVDLSRNRLDLCPQQAVASEVESPPCVDIRGIETLNRLYLAGCGLRGLDGQPFRGTSLTHLDLSDNQQALSGDPGWLQDLAATLRVLSLRNTSFSSSVVDFSALQSLVALDLSGNSLTALPRTLSAVKLRSLDLRDNCLPALPTDVARMPLVRSLQELYLSHNPYNCCTLGWWESLQRVEQLRVPDGREVTCSYDSRTLSARALPETVLRACRWKVANLALLYLVLALPTCLTLLVAFAVVFLMLKQKLLKMLKSRCGASSPY; encoded by the exons ATGGAGGCCCTGCTGCCCGGTCTCTCCCTGCTTCTGGTCCTGCTGGCAGCGGGATGGGGAAATGGGGTGGGCGCAGCCTGGGCGGTGTCTCCTGGCGGCTGCAAGCAT GTGCAGAGCACCGCAGACTGCACTGGGAGATGGCTGAGCTCTGTCCCAGGAAATCTTCAAGGTGATATCGAAGAGCTGTTGCTCAATGACAACACTATCCAGGTCCTGGGCTATGCCTCTCTGCTCCCGTACCCCCAGCTGAAGCATCTCAGCTTGTCCAAGAACCGGCTGAAGCTCATCGAGCCTGGTGCCTTCCTGGACAGCCAAGGCCTCCACGTGCTCTCCTTGGCAGACAACCTCCTCTTCACCAACTACTCGCagacagcagctgctctttCTGCTTTGCCAGCCTTGCGGACACTTGATCTATCTGGAAACTGCCTCACTGAGGACATGTTATCGGTTTTGCTCCTGAATCTGCCATCCTTGGAGTCCTTGTCAGTGGCCAGGAACATTATCATGAGGCTGGACTCGTCTGTCTTCACCAACTTGACGCAGCTTTTGGAGCTGAACCTGGAGAAGAACTACATCTTTGAGATTGACCAAGCTTTTGAAgggctgcagaagctgcagaggCTCAACATAGCTTATAACTACATGCCATGCATAGTGGACTTCGGCCTGACCCAGCTCAAGGTGCTCAATGTCAGCCACAACATTATCGAGTGGTTTCTGGCCTTTGAAAGTGATGATCTCTTTGAACTGGAGGTGCTGGACCTGTCCCACAACCGGCTCCTAtttttccctgtgctgccccGGCAGAGTAAGCTGCACTCCTTGCTGCTGAAGGACAATGAGATGAGCTTTTATCAGCGTCTTCCCAACGGCACTTCCCTCGCCGATGTCACCGTGCAGTTCCTGATCATTGATGGCAACTCCACCAACATTACCACGGTCAACCTCTGGGACGAGGTCTGCTACAGCAACCTCTCCTCCCTGCGCCTCCTGGACATGAGCCAGAACCAGTTCTGGTACCTGCCGGAGGGCTTCCTGGCCAAGATGCCCTCCCTGACCCACCTGAAGCTCAACCAGAACTGCCTGGAGACATTCCACCTGTCAGAGGAGGATCCCTTGGCCATGCTGACGGACCTTGACCTCAGCCAGAACCAGCTTGTGGAGCTGCAGGTGGGTGCCGGGGCCAtcctgcccagcctgcagctcttcaacctCAGCACCAACAGGCTGCGGGTGCTTCCTGCTGAAGTCTTCACCTACACCGGGAAGATCActacagttgacctcagccgCAACCGGCTTGACCTGTGTCCCCAGCAGGCTGTTGCAAGCGAGGTGGAGAGTCCTCCCTGTGTGGACATCAGGGGAATCGAGACCTTGAATCGCCTCTACTTGGCTGGCTGTGGTTTGCGGGGACTGGACGGCCAGCCCTTCCGAGGGACATCACTGACACACCTGGACCTCTCTGACAACCAGCAGGCCCTGTCTGGGGACCCGGGGTGGCTTCAAGACCTTGCTGCCACGCTACGGGTTTTGTCCCTCCGGAACAccagcttctcctcctctgtgGTGGACTTCTCTGCCTTACAGAGCCTCGTGGCCTTGGACTTGTCAGGGAATTCACTGACCGCACTTCCCAGGACTCTGAGCGCGGTCAAGCTGCGCAGCCTCGACCTCCGGGACAACTGCCTCCCGGCTCTGCCCACGGACGTGGCACGGATGCCCCTGGTGAGGAGCCTGCAGGAGCTCTACCTCAGCCACAACCCCTACAACTGCTGCACGCTGGGCTGGTGGGAGTCCCTGCAGCGCGTGGAGCAGCTGCGTGTCCCCGACGGGCGCGAGGTGACCTGCAGCTATGACTCCAGGACGCTGAGCGCCCGGGCGCTGCCCGAGACTGTCCTGCGGGCCTGCCGCTGGAAGGTGGCCAACCTGGCCCTCCTCTACCTGGTGCTCGCCCTGCCCACCTGCCTGACGCTCCTGGTGGCTTTCGCTGTGGTCTTCCTCATGCTCAAGCAAAAGCTGCTAAAAATGTTGAAGAGCCGATGCGGGGCATCCAGCCCTTACTGA
- the FBXO45 gene encoding F-box/SPRY domain-containing protein 1, producing MAAGPGGASSSSSSSSSVAAAAAGGGAGWRLPGRVLELVFSYLELRELRSCALVCKLWHRVLHGDENSEVWRSLAARCLAEEALRTDILCNVPTYKGKVRAFHHAFSTNDCSRNVYIKKNGFTLHRNPIAQSTDGARTKIGFSEGRHAWEVWWEGPLGTVAVIGIATKRAAMQCQGYVALLGSDDQSWGWNLVDNNLLHNGEVNGSFPQCNNAPKYQIGERIRVILDMEDKTLAFERGYEFLGVAFRGLPKVCLYPAVSAVYGNTEVTLVYLGKPLDG from the exons atggCGGCGGGTCCCGGGGGAgcgtcgtcgtcgtcgtcgtcgtcgtcgtcggtagcggcggcggcggcgggcgggggagCCGGGTGGCGGCTGCCGGGGCGAGTGCTGGAGCTGGTCTTCTCCTACCTggagctgcgggagctgcgGAGCTGCGCGCTGGTGTGCAAGCTGTGGCACCGCGTCCTGCACGGCGACGAGAACAGCGAGGTGTGGCGCAGCCTGGCCGCCCGCTGCCTGGCGGAGGAGGCGCTGCGCACCGACATCCTCTGCAACGTGCCCACCTACAAGGGCAAG GTTCGTGCCTTCCACCACGCCTTCAGCACCAACGACTGCTCCAGGAACGTCTACATCAAGAAGAACGGCTTCACGCTGCACCGCAACCCCATCGCCCAGAGCACGGACGGGGCCAGGACCAAGATCGGCTTCAGCGAGGGCCGCCACGCCTGGGAGGTGTGGTGGGAGGGCCCGCTGGGCACCGTGGCCGTCATCGGCATCGCCACGAAGCGGGCGGCCATGCAGTGCCAGGGCTAcgtggccctgctggggagcGACgaccagagctggggctggaacCTGGTGGACAATAACTTGCTGCACAACGGGGAAGTCAACGGCAGCTTCCCTCAGTGCAACAACGCGCCGAAATACCAG ATAGGTGAAAGGATTCGAGTTATCCTGGACATGGAAGACAAAACGTTAGCATTTGAGAGGGGCTATGAGTTCTTGGGAGTTGCGTTCAGAGGACTGCCAAAAGTTTGCCTGTATCCGGCAGTGTCTGCTGTGTATGGTAACACAGAAGTGACTTTGGTCTACCTGGGAAAACCTTTGGATGGATGA
- the WDR53 gene encoding WD repeat-containing protein 53 isoform X2, with the protein MLWNLQKARPLWTTNLQECETEDNPQSAGQLFNPPLAHSLSVASCGNIFGCGAQDGKVRIFRVTGVKFERELEFKGHSLGVSQVLFMPETYWLLTGGNDGKVLLWDVSGDVGKQQKSPAKSLQRRKAQAPASTRKDGKLNKAASNDHARILPKLTIEHGEKVNWLTCTEIKGSRRVLVADQSSSISVYPLPES; encoded by the coding sequence ATGCTGTGGAACCTGCAGAAAGCTCGCCCCCTGTGGACCACAAACTTGCAGGAGTGTGAAACAGAAGACAATCCACAGTCAGCTGGCCAGCTCTTTAACCCTCCACTTGCACATTCCCTGTCTGTCGCATCATGTGGCAACATCTTTGGCTGCGGAGCTCAAGATGGTAAAGTTAGAATATTCAGAGTCACTGGTGTCAAGTTCGAACGTGAGCTGGAGTTTAAAGGTCACAGCTTAGGAGTATCACAGGTCCTCTTTATGCCAGAAACATACTGGTTGTTGACTGGAGGAAACGATGGGAAAGTCTTGCTCTGGGATGTCAGCGGTGAtgtgggaaagcagcagaaaagccCAGCAAAGTCCCTCCAGAGAAGGAAGGCCCAAGCACCTGCTTCCACCAGAAAAGATGGAAAGCTCAACAAAGCAGCTTCAAATGACCATGCTAGAATTTTACCAAAGCTAACCATTGAGCATGGAGAGAAAGTGAACTGGCTCACGTGCACAGAGATCAAAGGCTCCAGGAGAGTATTAGTTGCTGATCAGAGTAGTTCTATATCTGTTTATCCGTTGCCAGAATCGTAG
- the CEP19 gene encoding centrosomal protein of 19 kDa isoform X2, whose product MACVAKKCGIRFKPPSVILIYEEKDKEKTRQRIMPVRNFSKFSDCSIAAEQLKNNPRHKAYLEGVSLRQLEKLHSLLKGHLRGESLAESLEKVQREETIDPEEDMNKLDDKELAKRKSIMDELFEKNRKKKDDPDFVYDVEVEFPQDEQLESCGWDVESGEEV is encoded by the exons ATGGCTTGCGTTGCGAAGAAGTGCGGCATTCGCTTTAAGCCTCCGTCCGTTATCCTGATCTATGaagaaaaggacaaggaaaagaCTCGCCAGCGCATCATGCCTGTCAGGAATTTCTCCAAGTTCTCAG ACTGCAGCatagctgcagagcagctgaagaatAACCCTCGGCACAAGGCTTATCTAGAAGGAGTCTCGCTACGTCAGCTGGAGAAGTTACACAGCTTGCTGAAAGGTCATCTGAGAGGAGAGAGTCTGGCTGAGAGCCTGGAAAAGGTTCAGCGGGAAGAGACCATCGACCCAGAAGAGGATATGAACAAACTGGATGACAAGGAGCTAGCCAAAAGGAAGAGCATCATGGATGAGCTCTTTGAGAAGAATAGGAAGAAGAAGGATGACCCAGATTTTGTCTATGATGTGGAGGTTGAGTTTCCACAGGATGAGCAGCTGGAGTCCTGTGGCTGGGATGTGGAGTCAGGGGAAGAAGTCTGA
- the PIGX gene encoding phosphatidylinositol-glycan biosynthesis class X protein, producing the protein MAGLSPGLAALLCALQVQAAGRGAAVTQELQQEGFHRDLLVKVDLGETGEWAGGCSVVARTHLPPGIYVDPYELASLQQHNLTKAVLIPDVVDVEAPEYSATGLVVLLYLERDPRCLRCFRGALPVHVRYHRPAGDGEEALVALKSPEVLVCCCDDHLSPESWKPAEVEAPCSGKRDYPCQWYSATHKPACEELILQVPVGLKQHSALVCVVTLLATVFCSSLILAAVCKHGHFFSLVTCSE; encoded by the exons ATGGCGGGGCTGAGTCCCGGGCTGGCGGCGCTGCTCTGCGCCCTCC AGGTGCAGGCTGCCGGCCGGGGAGCCGCCGTCacgcaggagctgcagcaggaggggttCCACAG GGACCTGCTGGTGAAGGTGGACCTTGGGGAAACCGGAGAGTGGGCTGGAGGATGCTCGGTGGTTGCTAGAACTCATCTGCCGCCAGGAATCTACGTGGATCCCTACGAGCTGGCATCGCTACAGCAGCACAACTTAACGAAG GCGGTGTTAATTCCTGACGTCGTTGATGTGGAGGCTCCTGAGTACTCGGCCACAGGCCTTGTGGTTCTCCTGTACTTGGAACGCGACCCTCGCTGTTTGCGCTGTTTCAGAGGTGCTTTGCCCGTGCATGTGCGGTACCACCGGCcagcaggggatggggaggaagcACTGGTTGCTCTGAAGAGTCCAGAAGTACTGGTCTGCTGCTGCGATG ATCACCTGTCACCGGAGAGTTGGAAGCCTGCTGAAGTGGAAGCTCCCTGCTCAGGGAAAAGGGACTACCCCTGTCAGTGGTACAGCGCAACACACAAACCT GCATGTGAAGAATTGATTCTTCAGGTTCCAGTGGGGCTCAAGCAACATAGTGCCTTAGTGTGCGTCGTGACTCTTCTTGCCACGGTGTTCTGTTCCAGTCTGATTCTTGCTGCTGTATGCAAGCACGGACACTTCTTCTCCCTAGTCACCTGctcagaataa
- the CEP19 gene encoding centrosomal protein of 19 kDa isoform X1 produces the protein MRALKLLGTPPIKPSTLQLSARTAMACVAKKCGIRFKPPSVILIYEEKDKEKTRQRIMPVRNFSKFSDCSIAAEQLKNNPRHKAYLEGVSLRQLEKLHSLLKGHLRGESLAESLEKVQREETIDPEEDMNKLDDKELAKRKSIMDELFEKNRKKKDDPDFVYDVEVEFPQDEQLESCGWDVESGEEV, from the exons atgc gAGCACTGAAGTTGCTGGGGACTCCTCCAATAAAACCGAGCACACTTCAGCTGTCAGCAAGAACTGCAATGGCTTGCGTTGCGAAGAAGTGCGGCATTCGCTTTAAGCCTCCGTCCGTTATCCTGATCTATGaagaaaaggacaaggaaaagaCTCGCCAGCGCATCATGCCTGTCAGGAATTTCTCCAAGTTCTCAG ACTGCAGCatagctgcagagcagctgaagaatAACCCTCGGCACAAGGCTTATCTAGAAGGAGTCTCGCTACGTCAGCTGGAGAAGTTACACAGCTTGCTGAAAGGTCATCTGAGAGGAGAGAGTCTGGCTGAGAGCCTGGAAAAGGTTCAGCGGGAAGAGACCATCGACCCAGAAGAGGATATGAACAAACTGGATGACAAGGAGCTAGCCAAAAGGAAGAGCATCATGGATGAGCTCTTTGAGAAGAATAGGAAGAAGAAGGATGACCCAGATTTTGTCTATGATGTGGAGGTTGAGTTTCCACAGGATGAGCAGCTGGAGTCCTGTGGCTGGGATGTGGAGTCAGGGGAAGAAGTCTGA